Sequence from the Nocardioides exalbidus genome:
GACGGCACCGGCGATGGTGGCGGAGTGGCGGGCGTGCTCGTGCGACCACTTGCCGCCGTACGGCGTCGGGGTGGCGCCGATGGCCGCGAAGGGCTTGCCGACGATGGCGCCCTGGCCGTAGGGGCGGGACAGCCAGTCGATGGCGTTGTTGAGCACGGCAGGCATGGTGCCGTTGTACTCCGGGGTCACGGCGAGGACGCGGTCGGCGGACGCGACGGCCTGGCGCAGGGCGGAGGCGCCGGCGGGCACGGTGTCGCCGTCGATCTCCTCGTTGTAGAACGGGATGGTGTCGAGGCCCTCGACGACGTCGACGGTCACGCCTTCGGGGGCGTTGTCGCGGAGGTGCTCGGCGATGCGGCGGTTGAGCGAGCCGGCACGGAGGGAGCCGAGCAGGACGGCGACACGGGTCTGGTGGTGAGTGGTC
This genomic interval carries:
- a CDS encoding NAD(P)H-dependent oxidoreductase, giving the protein MTTHHQTRVAVLLGSLRAGSLNRRIAEHLRDNAPEGVTVDVVEGLDTIPFYNEEIDGDTVPAGASALRQAVASADRVLAVTPEYNGTMPAVLNNAIDWLSRPYGQGAIVGKPFAAIGATPTPYGGKWSHEHARHSATIAGAVVVEGIVVDESAVEGDPLQNEEAIQRFLGALDALVAHEVEAAA